A segment of the Polyodon spathula isolate WHYD16114869_AA chromosome 1, ASM1765450v1, whole genome shotgun sequence genome:
accccacgagcagaagcaccccaaagtgtaggtagcccattataaccaaaACAGAACGCATGGGGGCATTTGTATTCGAGAAGTCTTTGTTTTTAGAATgccttatatattaaataaaaacacattttcctggAATGTGATTAGGAAGCTAGAATACGAATAGCAAGGTGGCCGAATAAGAAACTGGCGAATAAGACGCCAACTTTAGCATCATACTTTGGACCCCGTTTATCAACAAGTAAAAGCAAAGggattcctatgcatttttattggttacatTTAAGGGTGTTGCTGCTGCTCTtggggtacggcttgctcactaTAATCTTTAGTGCTTTTGCAAAGAGAGGGTTATaacctatctagggatacctcgatatttagtgagcaaggcgtgTATGGGGGGTAAATTgagcattaaaaatatattttctgagggggggggggggggggtgtttataTTACTGTTATGCACAGTGTCGATATGCATTCTCAACTTACCAGGGGTAACTCTTCCACCTCTAACTGGGTGCCAGGGGTCCGGATCTGATGCAATAAACAGACATTCCGAGTCCCGCAAGTAGCAGCATGCTTTAGCTAGCTTCAGAAAATTAAAATCTTCATCGTATGCAACCAGAACCGCCCTGACATCAGTATGGAGCGGGCAGTCGGATATCGTCATACCTGGGGTCTCCGGTTCACTTTCAACAAAGGACACCCCGGCTTCCCTGAGCTCCTTATAAACCCCGTCTCCTCCGATAACGAACACCTTGCCTTGCAGGTTTGCAAAATCCTTCAGGTAAACTGCAGAGCAGTATGCCGAGCTAAAAATATCCCTCTTTTGTACATCAGTAAAACCCAGCCTTGTAAACTTCTGCACGTAGCTGTCCCTAGGCCTGGTGCAATTGTTAGTAACGAAGAACAcatttttcccatgttttttcAGTAAGCTTACCACCTCTATAGCACCGGGGATGGCTTTTTCTCCTTCCCAGATGACCCCATCGCAGTCGAACAGTATGTTGCATTTTGAATCCAACAGATCTCTTAGTTGAGGACCTCGGATCTTTATGCAACCCCTACTGCTCAATGCACCTGCCATATTacggattgtgtgtgtgtgtgtgtgtgtgctacagtGCTTTAAAATTACGTCACTGACAGACACGGGCGTTCCCTGCTGTTCTGGACTGATCCATAAACCTTAGTGCAGTAATACAGCCTGTAGTTTTTTCGGCTCCTGTATGACCCCCCAGTATACTCCTTCCATGTTCATACATTATCTGTCACTTCTGTGTGACAGATTGTATTATGGCCTATGTGCAGAAAACGCTTATACCCTAAGatcatttttgctttttgttcacAGGATTACATAACAAGTGGGCTttatgatgttttttatttttaatttatttttgtatttcgtttatttatttacattttttttttgtttgatctgACTTGTGGTTCAAATTCAACTCTACCACATGTTCCCTGTAGTGCATAAACTCGAATAGTGTGATTAAATCGCAATTTTACGGTGAAGCACTCGTCCGTCTAATTATACCGTGTCCCTCTCATTGCCTGTTTTCTCTTCCAATGGAGTAGCAGCAGCATAACACTGCATGgccaaacacaacacaggagGACCTGCAAATCGCGACAACGAGGTTGGGTtgcataaaataacattttaaaagaaacatatcattaaaaaagaaagaaagaaaaataatgcaGTTTCACTTATTTTTACGAGGTGCCCCGGCATACTGGACCCCTTTGTACCGCGTAATGGCTCATGTTAGTGGCTTTAAAACCATCTCCATGTCCCTCCAACCCTTGGCCAtgagaaatataaatacaatcaatgattaataataattaataattagtaATAAATGCAATGTTGCAATAGTAAACGTTAACATATATTTACATAACAACACATATCGGATGATGTACCACGGTAGAACACCGTTAATTAATACATGACATTACGATAAAATTTTTCTTTTACAAGACCGtcgatatttattttatattcccacaatatatatatatatatatatatatatatatatatatataatatatatatatataatatatatatatatatatatatatatatgtgtgcacaGAGTTAACTTGTTAGCTTAAACAgtgctgtttaaataaattattttatttgaaatactcTATTCTGCCACTGTCTagtatatttattgtaattatattttctgttttcctcATAGTAAATCATGTAAATGACCGTAATTGTATCATACTGGTCTTGAGAAGGGGTTatcctaatttatatataatatatgatttatatataataatcaatTGCAGCAATTTTGATAATAATCATTGCTTTTCTCCGTGGCTCTCAAGAGCATCATCATCTTAAAGTAATTTGGCCAGTTTTACAATTAAACTGAGTGGTATGGTGTGACAGGCATATTTGTTCTGCCCTTGAACAATGAATTGTATTGTCATGTAATCATAAGTGGTGCTATCTTTCTGTATCATTTGCCATTCAAATGGTTGCCCCTGATCTACCCTGGTATTGGTAAACATATTTCATCAGAATGGAACTTGACAGTTTTAAAGATATACACTGAGAAAATGAACCAGAGCTTGTTGGCGCTCCATTGACATTACTGCATTGCGTGCTGGAAAGGAACCATGTGCTAACATAAAAGGATCCTTTTTTTCTTaaccaaaagtttaaaaaaatcatgaacTGTGATAAAAATTACACACATGGTCTTATAGTACTGTTGCAGGAAGGAATGTGGACGTTTCAAGCTATATAAAAATCAGAACACGTACGCTGCCCATGACACCTGCCCCCCTCCACCTGCCCGCATTCCCAGTACAGGTTTGGCCTTAAGTATAAGTAACAGTATACAATTCAGTCACTACAGCAACACTACAAGTAATTCTTAAGCTGACTGATTTCATACACTTCTTAGCATCGTTCGCCTCACTTGTATTTTAAAAGCCCTTTGCTATATGTTCCAATTATTCATGTTTGACATGTCCCTTGATTGATGTGTGGTTGAGGACTCCAAGTCTAACCAATCATGTACCTGCTCAAGGAGGTTTGCTGGGTCCATGTGTGTTCTAGATCGAGTTTTAGATCAAGCGTGGACCGGCAGTGTTGCGGTCAAGGAAAGTTAGTTGCGGGAGTACAACGTTTAGTAGTCAGAATATTGCAGTTAAGTCCCTATCAGAGCGCTTTTATTTATAGaaatagcaaaataaatcaaacaaattccAAAACAGAGAACTACTGAAGCAAATGCTGCTCTAAGTTCCAAACTACTGAAGAACTGCCTCTAAACTCCTACACAATGCTCGCGGATATTTATAGAGGGAGACTCCTAAAGCCATTTAATCCAAATTGTCCTCGGCACAATTTTTCAAAGTGCCATGTTAAAGGGATAACAAAGGATGTCAAAACAGTCTTATCTGACAGCACTATAAATGTAAAGAAGATTATTTAGATTTTAAGTAATTTTTGGGATTTTTGTGCAAATCGTAGCTGtaaaatatcaataataaatacatatttatatgttttgGATTTTGAATCAGAGCTACACTCCAGGATAAACAAAGAAGGAATGGGTTTGTATAGCTTTATATAACGACACAACAGTCCGCTCAAAGAGTGTATACAGACAATAAAGCCTGTCATCTACTTTTAGCATTGATTGACACGTTTcaatgagaaagacttctagtggataGCAGTtttatcagcaaactaaatttgagaatttatttcattttaaaatagtcaacagcaaagaaaaaaaaagtaaattaaagatGAATTCCcctaaaatacatacatttttattcctgttgaaatttgCGAAAAATCTGGTGTGTAGCGTTAAGAATACCAAAAATCATACAAACTCTATTTCTTACATCCACCAGGGGCAGTGTTGCAAGGGAACAGGTTAGTAGTTGCACTCACTCCGGTGTACTAGATGTACTGAGAGATAGACATGACTTTGAGACTTCACAAAACCTCCAGAATGGGcggctgaaacagaaaatgatacagagTATGTCTTAAGAAGAAGAATACAGTAGTTACATGAACGCTTATGTTTCATACCCTACCAAGCTGCTCTTCAAGAAACCATATTATAAAgtggtacatttatttatttatttatctatttatttattttgttatgctgTTTGTATTCAATAGCTATGTCAAACACAACTAAGAAAATGTTTACAATGCATTGTAATGTACTTATTGAATGTCATCACATTTTGAAATTTCAGATAATTTGGGATTGGATACAAGTGTCCTTACCTTAAGAGTTTGTTAACATAAACAGGCATTGTTTTGTGACATCACAAGTGAATATGAACATAAATGAAATgtgagtgtttatttatttatttatttattggtactGTGGGTTCTCGAAACCCTCTCAATGACTTCACAAGGGGGATGTTAGTGGACGCAAGCAGCTTGTCCCTGGACACAGTGGGTACTTTGATGCGGCATAACGTGTCCAttcttctgtttctttgttaaGGTTACTGAAAAAAGGCTACaggaattattttgtgttatgcATAACTATGCAACACtcagtgttgtttctgtttagtAGTACTGTAATAAACGTTTTCACTGTACGTTTTTAAAGATACTTGTGTTTACCTAAAAAAGACAAAGTTTTACATGTTGCCTTATTTGTTGTAAAATATTGGATTTATATACTGGAACTATGTACTGTACTGAACGTGTCTGTAATGTAACATGTTGTTGAACACAAACCAAAGGAAGAATTTTGATGAActctttaactctttcagcacaaaGTAACTTTACACAAAGGCAACATAATATTAATACTTTACCAATAATAAACAATGTCACAGTATCCTACAGGAAAACAGGCATAGATATACAAATTAGTATATTCCATTAGTTAATTACTATGCGCTGAGTAATCCTTTCCATGCAGCTAGAGGGGACTGCAGATTTGGGAGTTTTTCCCAGACCTGTCTACTGGTCTACAATTCTGAAAAGACTGAAGTGCTTGTGATTATATACATCATTGTTTGTCTATTTCAGcaaggtacaaaataataattgtgtttaatttccaGGGTGCTCATTTCTGTTAGAAATTAAAAACAGGCAATagtgaaaatgcaaaacaaaaaaaaaaaagtggtaattgTGATTGTGCTGCATGATTTACAGGTCAAATCAGCAGGATAATATCTTCCTCTGCACATAAACAATGTAGGCAGCAGTGCGAATGCAGTTGATTTTTAGACAAATCCTAAAAATGTTTGAGCACTATATTGCCTCTGACTGCATATAGGTCTGTTGTCCACAATTCATTGTTATTAAGAAATACAGGCTCCTTGCAGGCTGTTAAAGCTACCAGTTCAGTAGGCAACAAGTGAAAATATATTATagataaaagtaatacaaatactaaacttTTTTATTCCTCTACAGTAGCAAATTAAGTAAAAATATTATGTTTGTCACAGGATCATAATgacctttttaatgttttgtaatttatatattgtgAATAAAGCTGGTTTTTGGGATGCTACAGGTAGTGCATGCACAGCCCCATAGAGCAGGGGTAGGAAATTGAGTTCTGATGTAGCTTAATTTAATACAAGCTTTGAATAAGAACAGGGAATTAAGCGGTTGGGGTTACCTACCTCAGATGTAGAATAAAAGACAAAACAGGCCTACaatttattcaaagtaaaaaaaaaaaacatgagagaTCCACCCTCTTGCAGGACTGGAAGGCTGGGTCAAGTTAGTCAAGGGCACACAGGGAAGCCACTCCCCAGTATCATACACTGTTGATGTTTGTAACGTACAGTCGATGTTTTCCTGTGTAgtggttgttttattttgcagacagatctcctccaatccgtgactgacacatcgcctactgcattaaggtgctgacttctggtattgtgggcccgcccccttcctggatggtcGGCTTATGACTGACTCTGGAATGAAatgccaaaccatccattacaGGGCGCTCTACTCCGGTTAtacagagccctcacaggtcgagagggagattgttgattaggattcattcactctctgtcacagggatATATGATTATTTTAGCACGCTGTAAAAAGGtaccatattttaaatacaatcagATAAGTTTACACAACCACAAATGGTAATCCTGCACTGTTCAAAAACAATTATCTTACATTATTATActataatatttgaatatttccaTAAAGATAATTTAATTGTGGATGAGCTGAAGAGGTACATTTACATGTTCAGCAAATGAGATAACTATCAATTCAACTCAATTAAAGTATATGTATATAGTAGTCCTGTTGAAAATTGTTATAGTATTGTATGTACAGCACTAAAAATGTGAGGATGTCTATTTTGGAAGACTGATTGTTGCTGAAGGATGGATAGGGGCCAACTGTGATCCACAGCAGTGGATTAAGAAAAGGCAAGGGTAGAAACTTATCATTTCTGTAGTGACTTATAATTTCAAGTTCACAGCAAAACAGGCATTTTAATGCTTAGGTTTTGGGGGAACAACTGATAGTCAATCAAGCAGAATTGTCCACATGGGGGCAGCGTGCCACTTTTTCTGGtcctaatacagtacagtacctagTGGAACAACCTCTGAAAATAATACAGCAACACGTGCATCcttcaacataaaaaaatatataaaataaaaaaaagtattttattataattagttACATAAAGTCTGGTTTGGAAATTCAATTTCGACTGGTCTGAATAACAGAAAGGGCTTCTATAAACAGTACCTGTATGCTTTTACAAATGTAAACCTTTGCTGCAAAGTAAATGTGGTCTTAGTTATATATTCATCTGGTTTCTGGTCCAATTAGACATTGAAATCAGTGGTCTTTTAAGAGTATACTATTGTGTCCATTATCAAATATCCAacgtaaagtttttttttaacgatTTCACAATTTGTCTGATATGTTAAatttgttttccagtttgtttcTACACTGACTTTCCCATCTGTGCATGAATAGTCGAAATGTTAAAACACAGCATTTGTTACAGTTTCGAACCAGGTCAGTGGTGTGCCCCAGTCAACCTAGGCCAATTGTGTgacgccccctgggaactcctatccacagtcagcagtggaatgGCCTGAACTTGAACTGCCAGCTTTCAGGCTATAGGAGCGCATTTACCAGATGCGGCACTCTTGAGTCCAATgagtttttaaattagttttaattttagtttctaTGTTCTGTTCCATTTGAAGATGAAGTCTCTCTGATGTTGATTGTGTATGTAAGTGCAGAATTAAACTCTGGTATTGCCAGGATAACagaaaggtgttttataatgaCTTTCAAATTTTGCGGTACAAAAATGATGATGTTATAGACAAAAATGATGGCATCTGCTTTTGGGTTCCAGGTTGATGTATTCCACCAGACTTGGAATGTAACGGTGATGATGACTGGAGAGATATATCAGATGCGAAAAATTGTGGGAGAGTAAAGGAGGTTTGTACCCAGAGATACCACAGCGTTCAGCTCATTGGCAATGGGTAAGAACTTAGGAGCCTTGTTTACACTTACTGCTGAAACTCACTGTACATGTAGTATCTATGTGGGCGAATGTTTTTGTAGTTGAACATGATGACACCCTTTGTGTAGAAATGAAAGGGCATGTCTTTATTTTGTGTGGTATCTTTTATTGACATGCAATTCAGCATTTCACTGAAACTTATtcaaaaatgaaagaacaaaaaactaataaatattcAACAAGTGTGCTTCATTGATAACTATCCTGCTCTGaatgttaattaataaaaagtCTGTTAAGTGCCTCATTAAATGAATCAATCATGCTGTGGACTGCTTATGACATGTATTGAAACAAACTgcactgtattgttttatcaTACGGTTTGGAAACCCAATGAAAGTGAATAacgtttaaaataatatttattaccaGTATCCGGtcatcctctctgtggaagttacaGTATGTTGATCACAATAAATGATGTGTCCTAAGCCAATAGCAATACGTCAATGAGGAAGGCTTGTTTGAACCCCCATCTGTCAAAACTGAACTGGATCTTATGAACAGTTGTAACTACAGCACAATAATGGATTAAATGATAATATTATATGATTGTTCAAGCTGTTAATAGCCTCATGAAGACATGAAGCTGCAAAACAAGTACTTATTTTGGgcaatgggattttttttattagttatggTGTCTTTGCTGTTGGCTGCTATGGTTTGGAAGATTATTATAAGAGATGGAATACTAGACAACTTTTGGGGTATTGGTAGGGTTACTGTATCAtgtccatgtacactaggacagtttggaaTGCACACCATAATGCATTCAGGTAAGTGTAGACCtgcccaaactgtcctagtgtacatggagtcatatagTAACCTTAGATATTGGTATACTAACTTTAATTGCTTAAAGAGGGGGTACTAACTATAAAGCATTAgcatttaattagttttatttctgGCTCAAAATAATGTGAATGTATCTTCTTCACCGGgctagtgttagtgttagtgttagtgttagtattagggtgagggtgagggctaggttattttaaatatttttagtcatctttttaaaaagattggattataataaaaaaaaaaatactcttctACCCTTTTCCAAACCCTATTAAACCCCCTTCCCAAGAGGATCTCTTGCTCCATGACCTTGACTGGTcatttataaacagaaaacagatgcTCTATATCAGTGATTTTCATCcttgttttaaactgtaccccttctgtctggagggtTCAGATCAAGTACCAGATAGCAATTCTTAAAACTTTCAATAACTATTAGTCTTTCGATGCacggaattaaaaaaaagactttggggaaaaaaagaatggGAATCTGGTCAAACACATGTATTTGCTTTCTGCACAAAgtgcatcattatttttttttgtggggggggggcacagtGGCCAAGCACCCAAATGGATGGCAGTTTGTGTACATTGTGTTccaaaaagcaaaagagaaatgtaagttttattaataattatgtttaagtgtttatgatgtgttttgGGAACTTATCATTAAAAGTGTTAAGTCACAGCAACTAAACGAATAGCAGAATAATAGCCAGGGCCGGCATCAGCGCACGGGGCCCCCGAGGCCAGAGGGGGGCTATgagagagacagaatgattcttggtgaaaaatctccctcccgacctgtgtgtgtaaagggaacagagtgccctggactggatggccagacaattaattcccagtgTTAGACAGAAGTCAGTCATCTAAAAGGGGACGGGGCTGCGATACATTAAGTCATAGACCaaggataataaaaaaaaggatcgGACAGATTCCCCTAATTCCGAGCAGGTTTACACATAATTCAATAAGTTTTAAATCACATGCGCCATTATTGGAGTCCAAAAGTAGCAGTAAATTGATAATCAGCCGAggtggatacacaggcttgaATAGCTATGTCTAGGcacaggagagcagtacaggaaAGCACGGTGCTGCACCAAGGTGCAGCAAAGGCAAATGAGTTGGACCGTGTGCAGTCCCACACAACCGGGGCAGCGCATAGCGTACACCAGGGTGGAGCACAGGATGAAGAGCTGCGGTACAGAGAATGCTATATAATAACACTCTATTGTTCCCTCAGATCTGCCCCTATGGAACGGACAACGAGCCAGCAGAgaacaacagcaaaagaacaaacAAGAAAAGTAAAGGAGTAGCTGGAGAACCTTGGGCAAACCCCAAAAGTATATAGACAACGCAGTTTGAGGGAACAGTGGCGTATAGGACAGAGACCCAGGCCATGTGGGTAGCGACTGTGGGGGAAGtgcagcacatttattttgtagctttgttaatagtgttttatgttctcttttttttgtactttctgttttttggttATTTCGTTTACCTCCATGTGCATGAAAGGAGAATTGCCAATCActtctaccattgctggtaataaCAGTGCAACAGTGCCACCatgtggtaaaaaataaattgtgcaccCTAGTGGAGTTTAAAACTCCATCTTTCTGTCTCCTGTGACAGTGAATTCCCCCCCTTCCACAGATACTTCAGTAACTTCCCTAAAGTGAGTtgcaaatgagagatcaggatcaaagatgacccccaaactcttaatttctagtttaagttttgatgagagacggTTGTGCTCATGTAATTCCAAATTTCCTATTAGTTGGTTCttgcccactagcataacctcggttttatctgaattcaacattagaaaattctgtgacatccaatgcttgatttctgtaaagCAAGTAACTAATAATAACCAGGCAGAAGAAATCCTGACATTAGGgataaatatagctgggtatcatcaccGTAGCAACGGAAGGTCACTCCATGTCTGCGGATGTCACCCAGCGgtaatatatataatgaaaataacgTGAGACCCAGAATGGAGCCCTGGGGAACACCACAGACACCTTCAGATAATACCGATTTAACCTCCataatagagacaaactgaaacctatcagaaagataagatttgaaccaggataggacaaggccagacagtcccactgtgctttcaagatgattcagtgggatggaatggtctacagtatcaaagacaGCACTTagatggaaagcctgagtcagagctaatcagcagatcattcaaggaccgtctcagtgctatgtgcagcacgaaaaccagactggaACTTCTCAAATATACTGCTAGAGTTAGAAATTCTTGTaactgaattgcaacaactctctctagaaccttatctaagaatgatGGGTTGGAGATAGGCCTacagttattgaggactttagggtccaaattgtgcttcttaagcataggctttaccacagcgaccttGAGTGCTAAGGGAACTATActggaggaaagtgaaccatttataaatgTGGGTATGTATTACtccaagaaaatgttttaatagttttgtaggaataggatcaagagagcatgtagtagctctcatatgttgaactagctctgtcagttcctataaggtaatcaaagaaaaagcccccatagtagccttaataggtgtagatGGTAAAATTGTACTGGAGTCCTCCTTAACAGAAGgcgtctgtggaatctcatttcttatgtctagtattttatttttaaagaaatgtaattagtcATTGCAGCTGTGCGAAGAGCCAATGTCAAGGATAGGACTATTaggaaaatgattaattaatttatctagggtagcaaaaagaaatctataattgtttttatttgttttaattaaaataatatgatgatctagccaagccagagccttcctatatttaaccagatGGCCCTTCCATGCGATGTAATGAACGTGTAATTTAGATTCCTACCCTCTCCGTTCTAGTTTACAACCCTCATATTTTATCTTACGAGTTGTATTATTGAACCacagtgagctttttttaaaagacactctccgTGTTTTGCTtggcgctacagtatctaagaccccagtcaaggtggtgttatAGGTGTtcaccagctcatctactgataagagtggtaatgagctagtacatcagaaagcttaacagcagttgatgAATTAATTACCCGGGATTTAAATGTACGGTCCATAGTCTTTGTAGATACcggcagattcacctcaaaaagaatggcaaggttatcagaaatagtaagatctagggttatgatgttcttaacagctaaaccatgagaaattaccagatctaaagtatggccatgaTTATGCGCTGGACCTTTTTCAATTAACAATTGACCTCACGAAGgtactgcaaaatgatctgtcgatcttgatCAGGTGTTGCGATttttggtctcccagttcgtggcctgtcattgtcagagtgtgtctggttccatctcgccaggtttgaaattgctgtgagcacccaagactaCGAGCCActgtacactgccctagtccagcctccaacatgctgattgcacaaaagcgctgctctcttgacagacgtggcatattgtttttttttttctgtgattctttattgcttttattcaagctttcaattcaacagctgaaatcactccatatccagtgtcaatcaactgtctcactaattaggtgattaagtgcatatgcttcagtcatagtcactcaagggTGTCATAGTCAAGAATGAATGATCGAAAAACATTttatcaatgtccatcatttatatatcttatttttttgtttgaaaataaatgtgtatatatatatatgggtcagaatatattatcacaaatGTGATTTTGGTCATTATTGCATGAGTGGTGAAGCCCAAAAACCAGCAAGgtcttttataaaatgtttgcaGAATCACAAGCAGTGCAGTCAGTGATTGTGTGAAATCTCAACCATTTCATATCGGAGTATATTATGCAGTGAGATgtgtaaaacaaatactaaaacTGATATTGCTGTGCGTATAGTTTGTTGCCACTGTAGCTGAAACCAGTAGCCCTTGTTGGAGTTCAAGACACTTTCAATACGGTGAGTATATGGATTTGAGATTGATCAGTTCTGACTTAGGTTGCGCTAACATTTACTATAACCAAACAGCACCACATACTAATATAAAATACTGACGTCACTTTGTACTGTAAAGGAGCTTTGATATTTTTCTCCATAATGaaaattacttttcatttttagaatAAGACTCATTGGGTCAAGATCACTACTGAAATAGTGTACTAGTTTAGAACCCTAAAGAAACGTTATCATTAACAGAACATGGGGTGTGTTCAATATATCTAAACCATGACTTTACACACTTttacagacacaaatatgctcaAGAGACTTGCATGCACAGTCAGATGTTTGAACTGTATTACCTTGGTACAACtccaaaaaatgtaaatcttaccCCTGTGGTCCCATTCTATCAGTGAGTAAT
Coding sequences within it:
- the LOC121317105 gene encoding pyridoxal phosphate phosphatase-like; this translates as MAGALSSRGCIKIRGPQLRDLLDSKCNILFDCDGVIWEGEKAIPGAIEVVSLLKKHGKNVFFVTNNCTRPRDSYVQKFTRLGFTDVQKRDIFSSAYCSAVYLKDFANLQGKVFVIGGDGVYKELREAGVSFVESEPETPGMTISDCPLHTDVRAVLVAYDEDFNFLKLAKACCYLRDSECLFIASDPDPWHPVRGGRVTPGSGSLTAALETATNRKATVMGKPSRFMFECITSQCGADAAQSLMVGDRLETDILFGANCGLSTVLTLTGVSRIEEAQANLESDCPEKQNAVPDYVVDSIGDFLLALKA